A DNA window from Setaria viridis chromosome 2, Setaria_viridis_v4.0, whole genome shotgun sequence contains the following coding sequences:
- the LOC117845885 gene encoding sex determination protein tasselseed-2: MSIAPPARNPSMHGAVVQDPSSPAMAAAVDYIPDKKPTANCSSMQHKSSSCCRLEGKVAIVTGGARGIGEAIVRTFVQHGARVVIADIDDAAGQALAAALACCYERCDVSVEADVERTVRRAVARHGRLDVLCNNAGVLGRQAPGDKSILSLDAAEFERVLRVNALGAALGMKHAAAAMVPRRAGSIVSVASVAGVMGGMGPHAYTASKHALVGLTKNAACELGRHGIRVNCISPFGVATPMLINAWRRRGDGDEDDDAMAAPSSCSSSSLDVEKMEEVVRGLANLKGATLRASDIAEAALFLASDESTYVSGHNLVVDGGVTTSKNVIGL, translated from the coding sequence ATGTCCATCGCTCCTCCCGCACGCAATCCATCGATGCACGGCGCCGTCGTCCAAGACCCCTCGTcccccgccatggccgccgccgtcgattaCATACCCGACAAGAAGCCCACCGCCAACTGCAGCAGCATGCAGCACaagagcagcagctgctgcaggcTGGAGGGGAAGGTGGCCATCGtgacgggcggcgcgcgggggatCGGGGAGGCCATCGTGCGGACGTTCGTGCAGCACGGCGCGCGCGTGGTCATCGCCGACATCGACGACGCGGCGGGCCaggccctggcggcggcgctggcgtgcTGCTACGAGCGCTGCGACGTGTCCGTGGAGGCGGACGTGGAGCGCACCGtgcggcgcgcggtggcgcgGCACGGGCGGCTGGACGTGCTGTGCAACAACGCCGGCGTGCTGGGGCGGCAGGCGCCGGGGGACAAGAGCATCCTGTCCCTGGACGCCGCCGAGTTCGAGCGCGTGCTGCGCGTCAACGCGCTGGGCGCCGCCCTGGGCATGAAGCacgcggcggccgccatggTCCCACGCCGCGCCGGCAGCATCGTGTCCGTGGCCAGCGTGGCCGGCGTGATGGGTGGCATGGGCCCCCACGCGTACACGGCGTCCAAGCACGCCCTGGTGGGGCTCACCAAGAACGCGGCCTGCGAGCTGGGGCGCCACGGCATCCGCGTCAACTGCATCTCACCCTTCGGCGTCGCCACCCCGATGCTGATCAACGCCTGGCGGCGtcgtggcgacggcgacgaggacgacgacgccatGGCCGCCCCCAGTAGCTGTAGCTCGTCGTCGTTGGATGtggagaagatggaggaggtggtgcgcgGGCTGGCCAATCTCAAGGGCGCCACGCTGCGGGCCAGCGACATTGCGGAGGCGGCGCTGTTCCTGGCCAGCGACGAGTCCACCTACGTCTCCGGCCACAACCTGgtggtcgacggcggcgtcacCACCTCCAAGAACGTCATCGGATTGTAA
- the LOC117845213 gene encoding uncharacterized protein isoform X2: MPLPRPQALLPPRFASPTPRLIRVLAPPRRALVSSPPLGFASAARGLPAPLRAAVSAEQREPGIEAGEQGRPLRVGLVCGGPSAERGVSLNSARSVLDHIQGDDLVVSCYYIDSGMNAFAISPAQLYSNTPSDFDFKLESLAQGFHSLSDFAEHLSTNVDIAFPVIHGKFGEDGGIQELLENANVPFVGTSSKECQRAFDKHSASLELDVQGFLTVPNFLVEKDKLAKRELEAWFQTTNLSKENGKVIVKPTRAGSSIGVVVAYGVNDAAQKAEEIISEGIDDRVIVEVFLEGGTEFTAIVVDVGAANNSEPVVLLPTEVELQHSSSSDSKEDTIFNYRRKYLPTQQVVYHTPPRFPAEVIDCIRQGLSVLFRRLGLHDFARIDGWFLPSPVTSLPSAENSGKFGNTKYGTILFTDINLVGFSHSQILRTVVQHACSRFPSLVPFNNARTALSRKLQPSKQAESIQKGTSRQKVFVIFGGDTSERQVSLMSGTNVWLNLQGFDDLDVTPCFLAPANGYFSSHDQDFSGISREVWMLPYSLVLRHTTEEVHAACVEATEPERVEITSRLREQVMNELGPALSKHDWFAGFDIAYEQPIKYSLQQWINHAKEVGAVVFIAVHGGIGEDGTIQTLLESAGVPYTGPGPLASRTCMNKVATSLAVEHLTSYGVHTIPKDVRATEEVLKSSLVDIWNELKAKLQTETVCVKPARDGCSTGVARLCCPKDLEVYTNALRKKFQRLPANCLSRAHGVIEMPVTPPESLIFEPFIETDEIIISNKLENGSARHLVWKGENDWLEITVGVVGKRGEMHSLNPSITVKESGDILSLEEKFQGGTGINLTPPPATIMSEDALQRCKRSIEMMANSLGLEGFSRIDAFVNVRSGEVLLIEVNTVPGMTPSTVLIHQALAEEPPVYPHKFFRTLLDLAFERAN; the protein is encoded by the exons ATGCCGCTTCCCCGTCCCCAAGCCCTTCTCCCCCCCCGGTTCGCCTCTCCGACGCCTCGCCTCATCCGCGTcctcgccccgccgcgccgcgcgctcgtCTCGTCCCCGCCACTAGGGTTCGCGTCCGCGGCGCGAGGCCTCCCGGCTCCGCTCCGCGCGGCGGTGTCCGCCGAGCAGCGGGAGCCCGGGATAGAGGCGGGGGAGCAGGGGAGGCCGCTCCGCGTCGGGCTCGTCTGCGGCGGTCCCTCCGCCGAGAGGGGCGTCTCCCTCAACTCGGCGCGCTCCGTGCTGGATCACATTCAG GGCGATGATTTGGTCGTCAGCTGCTACTACATCGACTCTGGCATGAACGCCTTCGCGATATCGCCGGCACAG CTATATTCCAACACACCTTCAGATTTTGATTTCAAACTTGAAAG TCTAGCCCAAGGATTTCACTCCCTATCTGACTTCGCGGAGCATCTTTCCACCAATGTTGACATTGCCTTCCCAGTGATCCATGGGAAATTTGGTGAAGATGGTGGCATTCAG GAGCTCTTGGAGAATGCAAATGTTCCATTTGTTGGGACGTCGTCTAAGGAATGCCAGCGTGCTTTTGACAAG CATAGCGCATCCCTCGAGCTTGATGTACAAGGTTTCTTAACTGTGCCAAACTTTCTTGTGGAG AAGGACAAGTTGGCTAAGCGAGAGCTGGAGGCATGGTTCCAAACCACAAATTTGagcaaagaaaatggaaaagtgATT GTCAAACCTACGAGGGCTGGGTCAAGTATTGGTGTGGTTGTTGCTTATGGTGTGAATGACGCTGCTCAGAAAGCTGAGGAAATAATTTCAGAG GGAATTGATGATAGAGTTATTGTAGAGGTTTTCCTTGAAGGGGGCACTGAGTTTACAGCTATCGTGGTTGATGTTGGGGCTGCTAACAACAGTGAGCCTGTTGTTCTGCTTCCAACAGAA GTTGAGCTTCAGCACTCCAGCAGTAGTGATAGCAAGGAGGATACAATATTCAACTACCGCAGGAAGTACCTTCCGACTCAACAG GTTGTTTATCATACACCTCCACGTTTTCCGGCAGAGGTGATTGATTGCATAAGACAAGGGCTTTCTGTTTTATTTCGTCGCCTTGGCCTGCATGACTTTGCAAGGATAGATGGTTGGTTTTTACCTTCTCCAGTTACTTCTTTACCCTCAGCTGAAAATAGTGGCAAATTTGGAAATACCAAGTATGGCACTATCCTTTTCACGGATATTAATTTG GTTGGATTCTCTCACTCTCAAATCCTTCGTACAGTTGTTCAGCATGCTTGCTCGCGGTTCCCTTCTCTTGTTCCATTCAATAATGCACGGACCGCTTTGTCCAGAAAACTACAACCATCAAAACAAGCAGAATCAATCCAAAAAGGTACATCCAGACAGAAGGTTTTTGTGATCTTCGGAGGGGACACTTCAGAGCGGCAAGTATCACTTATGAGTGGCACCAATGTCTGGCTCAATTTGCAAGGTTTTGATGAT CTTGACGTGACACCATGTTTTCTTGCACCTGCTAATGGATATTTCTCCTCCCATGACCAAGATTTCAGTGGCATTTCACGTGAAGTTTGGATGCTGCC GTATTCATTAGTGTTACGACATACCACTGAAGAAGTTCATGCTGCATGTGTTGAGGCAACTGAACCAGAACGAGTTGAAATAACTTCTCGTTTGCGTGAACAAGTAATGAATGAACTTGGGCCAGCATTAAGCAAACATGATTGGTTTGCGGGCTTTGACATTGCTTATGAACAACCTATCAAATACTCACTGCAACAGTGGATCAACCATGCAAAAGAAGTTGGAGCTGTAGTGTTTATAGCAG TGCATGGTGGTATTGGAGAGGATGGTACCATTCAAACATTGTTGGAATCTGCAGGAGTTCCTTACACAG GACCAGGACCATTAGCTTCTAGAACATGCATGAACAAAGTTGCAACTTCACTTGCCGTTGAACAT CTGACTAGTTATGGAGTTCACACCATACCTAAGGATGTAAGAGCAACGGAAGAGGTACTGAAGTCATCTCTTGTTGATATCTGGAACGAACTTAAAGCAAAATTACAAACGGAGACAGTATGTGTGAAACCAGCTCGTGACGGGTGCTCTACTGGTGTAGCAAGATTGTG CTGTCCAAAGGACCTAGAAGTCTATACAAATGCATTGAGGAAAAAGTTTCAGCGCCTGCCAGCTAATTGTCTGTCCAGG GCACATGGGGTTATTGAGATGCCAGTTACTCCTCCAGAATCATTAATATTTGAGCCTTTTATTGAAACTGATGAAATTATCATTTCAAATAAATTGGAGAACGGTAGTGCCCGCCATCTGGTATGGAAGGGTGAAAACGACTGGCTTGAAATAACTGTTGGTGTAGTTGGCAAACGTGGAGAAATGCACTCGTTAAATCCAAGCATCACAGTGAAAGAAAGTGGTGATATTTTATCTCTTGAGGAGAAATTTCAAG GTGGCACTGGAATCAACTTGACACCACCTCCTGCAACAATTATGAG TGAGGATGCTCTGCAAAGGTGCAAAAGGAGTATTGAGATGATGGCGAACTCTCTAGGTTTGGAAGGCTTTTCACGCATCGATGCATTTGTTAACGTGCGAAGTGGGGAG GTTCTGCTGATAGAAGTGAATACTGTACCTGGGATGACTCCATCCACCGTGTTGATTCACCAA GCACTCGCAGAGGAACCACCCGTGTATCCCCACAAGTTTTTCCGTACTCTTCTGGATTTGGCGTTTGAAAGGGCAAACTAA
- the LOC117843178 gene encoding probable pectinesterase/pectinesterase inhibitor 21: protein MSKGAIIGASTVLVVAVVAAVCVVSFKGNSSSKGEGDDNLSMSVKSVKAFCQPTDYQQTCEAELSKAAGNASSPTELAKVIFGVTSDKIHKAISESATLTELKNDKRTSGALQNCKEMLEYAIDDLKSSFDKLGGFEMTNFKKAVDDLKTWLSAALTYQDTCLDGFMNATTTEASAKMQNALNASQELTEDILAVVDQFSDTLGGLSIGRRLLGDDGAPAWMPDAASRHLLEASPESPEFKPNVTVAADGSGDVKTIKEALDKVPPKNAAMYVVYVKAGTYKEYVSVARPQTNVAFIGDGADKTIITGNKNFKMNLTTKDTATMEAIGNGFFMKGVRVENTAGAENHQAVALRVQSDQAVFYQCTFDGYQDTLYTHAQRQFFRDCTVTGTIDFIFGNSQVVLQNCLIQPRKPMDNQANIITAQGRRDKRSVGGTVLHNCTIEPHPDFKADAGGKIPTYLARPWKEYSRTLYIQNDIGGFIDPKGWLEWNGDFGLQTLFYAEVDNRGAGADMSKRAKWGGIKTVTYEEAQKEFTVETFIQGQQFIPKFGVPFIPGLLPQAQQGRMH, encoded by the coding sequence ATGAGCAAAGGTGCTATCATCGGCGCGTCGACCGTCCTTGTGGTGGCGGTTGTGGCGGCCGTGTGCGTGGTGTCCTTCAAGGGCAACTCGAGCAGCAAGGGCGAGGGCGATGACAACCTCTCCATGTCCGTCAAGTCCGTCAAGGCCTTCTGCCAGCCCACCGACTACCAGCAGACCTGCGAGGCGGAGCTGAGCAAGGCGGCCGGCAACGCGAGCTCCCCCACGGAGCTCGCCAAGGTCATCTTCGGCGTCACCTCCGACAAGATCCACAAGGCCATCAGCGAGTCCGCCACCCTCACCGAGCTCAAGAACGACAAGCGCACCTCGGGCGCGCTCCAGAACTGCAAGGAGATGCTCGAGTATGCCATTGACGACCTCAAGTCCTCCTTCGACAAGCTCGGCGGCTTCGAGATGACCAACTTCAAGAAGGCCGTAGACGACCTCAAGACCTGGCTCAGCGCCGCGCTCACCTACCAGGACACCTGCCTCGACGGCTTCATGAACGCCACCACCACCGAGGCCTCCGCCAAGATGCAGAACGCGCTCAACGCCTCGCAGGAGCTCACCGAGGacatcctcgccgtcgtcgaccaGTTCTCCGACACGCTAGGCGGCCTCAGCATTGGCAGGCGCCTgctcggcgacgacggcgcgccCGCCTGGATGCCCGACGCGGCTAGCAGGCACCTCCTGGAGGCCAGCCCGGAGTCGCCGGAGTTCAAGCCCAACGTCACCGTGGCGGcggacggcagcggcgacgtCAAGACCATCAAGGAGGCGCTGGACAAGGTGCCCCCCAAGAACGCGGCCATGTACGTGGTGTACGTGAAGGCCGGGACGTACAAGGAGTACGTGTCGGTAGCGCGGCCGCAGACGAACGTGGCCTtcatcggcgacggcgccgacaAGACCATCATCACGGGCAACAAGAACTTCAAGATGAACCTGACCACCAAGGACACGGCCACCATGGAGGCGATCGGCAACGGCTTCTTCATGAAGGGGGTCCGGGTGGAGAACACGGCGGGCGCCGAGAACCaccaggcggtggcgctgcgcGTGCAGAGCGACCAGGCCGTCTTCTACCAGTGCACCTTCGACGGCTACCAGGACACGCTCTACACGCACGCGCAGCGGCAGTTCTTCCGGGACTGCACCGTCACCGGCACCATCGACTTCATCTTCGGCAACTCCCAGGTGGTGCTGCAGAACTGCCTCATCCAGCCGCGCAAGCCCATGGACAACCAGGCCAACATCATCACGGCGCAGGGCCGCCGGGACAAGCGCTCCGTCGGCGGCACCGTCCTGCACAACTGCACCATCGAGCCGCACCCGGACTTCAaggccgacgccggcggcaaGATCCCCACCTACCTCGCGCGCCCATGGAAGGAGTACTCGCGCACGCTCTACATCCAGAACGACATCGGAGGGTTCATCGACCCCAAGGGCTGGCTCGAGTGGAACGGCGACTTCGGCCTCCAGACCCTCTTCTACGCCGAGGTCGACaaccgcggcgccggcgccgacatGAGCAAGCGCGCCAAGTGGGGCGGCATCAAGACCGTCACCTACGAGGAGGCGCAGAAGGAGTTCACCGTCGAGACCTTCATCCAGGGACAGCAGTTCATACCAAAGTTCGGCGTCCCCTTCATCCCAGGATTGCTGCCGCAGGCGCAGCAAGGCAGGATGCACTGA
- the LOC117845213 gene encoding uncharacterized protein isoform X1, which yields MPLPRPQALLPPRFASPTPRLIRVLAPPRRALVSSPPLGFASAARGLPAPLRAAVSAEQREPGIEAGEQGRPLRVGLVCGGPSAERGVSLNSARSVLDHIQGDDLVVSCYYIDSGMNAFAISPAQLYSNTPSDFDFKLESLAQGFHSLSDFAEHLSTNVDIAFPVIHGKFGEDGGIQELLENANVPFVGTSSKECQRAFDKHSASLELDVQGFLTVPNFLVEKDKLAKRELEAWFQTTNLSKENGKVIVKPTRAGSSIGVVVAYGVNDAAQKAEEIISEGIDDRVIVEVFLEGGTEFTAIVVDVGAANNSEPVVLLPTEVELQHSSSSDSKEDTIFNYRRKYLPTQQVVYHTPPRFPAEVIDCIRQGLSVLFRRLGLHDFARIDGWFLPSPVTSLPSAENSGKFGNTKYGTILFTDINLVSGMEQTSFLFQQASAVGFSHSQILRTVVQHACSRFPSLVPFNNARTALSRKLQPSKQAESIQKGTSRQKVFVIFGGDTSERQVSLMSGTNVWLNLQGFDDLDVTPCFLAPANGYFSSHDQDFSGISREVWMLPYSLVLRHTTEEVHAACVEATEPERVEITSRLREQVMNELGPALSKHDWFAGFDIAYEQPIKYSLQQWINHAKEVGAVVFIAVHGGIGEDGTIQTLLESAGVPYTGPGPLASRTCMNKVATSLAVEHLTSYGVHTIPKDVRATEEVLKSSLVDIWNELKAKLQTETVCVKPARDGCSTGVARLCCPKDLEVYTNALRKKFQRLPANCLSRAHGVIEMPVTPPESLIFEPFIETDEIIISNKLENGSARHLVWKGENDWLEITVGVVGKRGEMHSLNPSITVKESGDILSLEEKFQGGTGINLTPPPATIMSEDALQRCKRSIEMMANSLGLEGFSRIDAFVNVRSGEVLLIEVNTVPGMTPSTVLIHQALAEEPPVYPHKFFRTLLDLAFERAN from the exons ATGCCGCTTCCCCGTCCCCAAGCCCTTCTCCCCCCCCGGTTCGCCTCTCCGACGCCTCGCCTCATCCGCGTcctcgccccgccgcgccgcgcgctcgtCTCGTCCCCGCCACTAGGGTTCGCGTCCGCGGCGCGAGGCCTCCCGGCTCCGCTCCGCGCGGCGGTGTCCGCCGAGCAGCGGGAGCCCGGGATAGAGGCGGGGGAGCAGGGGAGGCCGCTCCGCGTCGGGCTCGTCTGCGGCGGTCCCTCCGCCGAGAGGGGCGTCTCCCTCAACTCGGCGCGCTCCGTGCTGGATCACATTCAG GGCGATGATTTGGTCGTCAGCTGCTACTACATCGACTCTGGCATGAACGCCTTCGCGATATCGCCGGCACAG CTATATTCCAACACACCTTCAGATTTTGATTTCAAACTTGAAAG TCTAGCCCAAGGATTTCACTCCCTATCTGACTTCGCGGAGCATCTTTCCACCAATGTTGACATTGCCTTCCCAGTGATCCATGGGAAATTTGGTGAAGATGGTGGCATTCAG GAGCTCTTGGAGAATGCAAATGTTCCATTTGTTGGGACGTCGTCTAAGGAATGCCAGCGTGCTTTTGACAAG CATAGCGCATCCCTCGAGCTTGATGTACAAGGTTTCTTAACTGTGCCAAACTTTCTTGTGGAG AAGGACAAGTTGGCTAAGCGAGAGCTGGAGGCATGGTTCCAAACCACAAATTTGagcaaagaaaatggaaaagtgATT GTCAAACCTACGAGGGCTGGGTCAAGTATTGGTGTGGTTGTTGCTTATGGTGTGAATGACGCTGCTCAGAAAGCTGAGGAAATAATTTCAGAG GGAATTGATGATAGAGTTATTGTAGAGGTTTTCCTTGAAGGGGGCACTGAGTTTACAGCTATCGTGGTTGATGTTGGGGCTGCTAACAACAGTGAGCCTGTTGTTCTGCTTCCAACAGAA GTTGAGCTTCAGCACTCCAGCAGTAGTGATAGCAAGGAGGATACAATATTCAACTACCGCAGGAAGTACCTTCCGACTCAACAG GTTGTTTATCATACACCTCCACGTTTTCCGGCAGAGGTGATTGATTGCATAAGACAAGGGCTTTCTGTTTTATTTCGTCGCCTTGGCCTGCATGACTTTGCAAGGATAGATGGTTGGTTTTTACCTTCTCCAGTTACTTCTTTACCCTCAGCTGAAAATAGTGGCAAATTTGGAAATACCAAGTATGGCACTATCCTTTTCACGGATATTAATTTG GTAAGTGGGATGGAGCAAACCAGCTTTTTGTTCCAACAAGCTTCAGCG GTTGGATTCTCTCACTCTCAAATCCTTCGTACAGTTGTTCAGCATGCTTGCTCGCGGTTCCCTTCTCTTGTTCCATTCAATAATGCACGGACCGCTTTGTCCAGAAAACTACAACCATCAAAACAAGCAGAATCAATCCAAAAAGGTACATCCAGACAGAAGGTTTTTGTGATCTTCGGAGGGGACACTTCAGAGCGGCAAGTATCACTTATGAGTGGCACCAATGTCTGGCTCAATTTGCAAGGTTTTGATGAT CTTGACGTGACACCATGTTTTCTTGCACCTGCTAATGGATATTTCTCCTCCCATGACCAAGATTTCAGTGGCATTTCACGTGAAGTTTGGATGCTGCC GTATTCATTAGTGTTACGACATACCACTGAAGAAGTTCATGCTGCATGTGTTGAGGCAACTGAACCAGAACGAGTTGAAATAACTTCTCGTTTGCGTGAACAAGTAATGAATGAACTTGGGCCAGCATTAAGCAAACATGATTGGTTTGCGGGCTTTGACATTGCTTATGAACAACCTATCAAATACTCACTGCAACAGTGGATCAACCATGCAAAAGAAGTTGGAGCTGTAGTGTTTATAGCAG TGCATGGTGGTATTGGAGAGGATGGTACCATTCAAACATTGTTGGAATCTGCAGGAGTTCCTTACACAG GACCAGGACCATTAGCTTCTAGAACATGCATGAACAAAGTTGCAACTTCACTTGCCGTTGAACAT CTGACTAGTTATGGAGTTCACACCATACCTAAGGATGTAAGAGCAACGGAAGAGGTACTGAAGTCATCTCTTGTTGATATCTGGAACGAACTTAAAGCAAAATTACAAACGGAGACAGTATGTGTGAAACCAGCTCGTGACGGGTGCTCTACTGGTGTAGCAAGATTGTG CTGTCCAAAGGACCTAGAAGTCTATACAAATGCATTGAGGAAAAAGTTTCAGCGCCTGCCAGCTAATTGTCTGTCCAGG GCACATGGGGTTATTGAGATGCCAGTTACTCCTCCAGAATCATTAATATTTGAGCCTTTTATTGAAACTGATGAAATTATCATTTCAAATAAATTGGAGAACGGTAGTGCCCGCCATCTGGTATGGAAGGGTGAAAACGACTGGCTTGAAATAACTGTTGGTGTAGTTGGCAAACGTGGAGAAATGCACTCGTTAAATCCAAGCATCACAGTGAAAGAAAGTGGTGATATTTTATCTCTTGAGGAGAAATTTCAAG GTGGCACTGGAATCAACTTGACACCACCTCCTGCAACAATTATGAG TGAGGATGCTCTGCAAAGGTGCAAAAGGAGTATTGAGATGATGGCGAACTCTCTAGGTTTGGAAGGCTTTTCACGCATCGATGCATTTGTTAACGTGCGAAGTGGGGAG GTTCTGCTGATAGAAGTGAATACTGTACCTGGGATGACTCCATCCACCGTGTTGATTCACCAA GCACTCGCAGAGGAACCACCCGTGTATCCCCACAAGTTTTTCCGTACTCTTCTGGATTTGGCGTTTGAAAGGGCAAACTAA
- the LOC117844514 gene encoding senescence associated gene 20, which produces MMRVLTGGGSNSSSSFRFAPRSVDAFGSTVIAEGGDQERGVYWVHAWTVGADGVITQLREYFNTDLTVTRLAAATKCIWQSRRPDRATNSLPGLVLAL; this is translated from the coding sequence ATGATGCGcgtgctcaccggcggcggatcaaacagcagcagcagcttccgCTTCGCGCCGCGCTCCGTGGACGCCTTCGGGTCGACCGTCATCGCCGAGGGCGGCGACCAGGAGCGGGGTGTGTACTGGGTGCACGCCTGGACCGTGGGCGCCGATGGGGTGATCACCCAGCTCCGCGAGTACTTCAACACCGACCTCACCGTgacccgcctcgccgccgccaccaagtgCATCTGGCAGAGCCGACGCCCAGACCGCGCAACCAACTCCCTCCCGGGCCTCGTCCTGGCCCTCTGA